The DNA window AGCCGGGAATAGGCGTAGGGCTCCCGAAAATAGTGGGTCACGTGGGGAAGATCCTCCCCGGGCGCCCCGATGGGATTGGGGATGTCATAAAACCCGGTTACGACGACCACCTTTCGGCACGCATACGCATCCTTGTCCGTCACGACCGTGAACGCCTGGTCCTGGCCTTCGAGGTCGACCACCGATTCATACAGACGGATGTCGAGCCCCTCCACGTCCGCTATACGGCGGTAGTAGTCGATCCCTTCCTCGCGCGTGGGTTTGACGCCCCGTGTTGTAAACGGGTGGTCGCCGATCTCGAGCAGCTCCGGCGTCGAGAAAAACTCCATGTTGGTGGGATAATCCAGCAGGGAGTTGACCAGCGCTCCTTTTTCGATGATCAGCGCCGAGAGTCCCTCGCGCTTCGCGCTGATGCCGCAGGCGAGGCCGACAGGGCCGGCGCCGATGATGATGACGTCGTGCATGGGGATCTAGCGGACGAGGCGCTTTTTGCGGAAGAAGTCGCGCATCAGGCCGGCCGCGGCGTCCTGTTCAACGCCCGAGACGATATCCACCTGATGATTCAGCCGACGATCCTGTAGGATATTGTAGAGGGTGGAGGCGGCGCCGGCTTTTTCGTCGAACGCACCGAACACGACGCGGGCGACTTTGGCCCACACAATCGCGCCGGCGCACATCGGGCAGGGCTCCAGCGTCACATACAACGTACACCCCTCCAGGTATTTCTGCCCGATCGTCTCGCACGCGGCCGTCACGGCGATCATCTCGGCATGGGCGGTGGGGTCCTTC is part of the Rhodothermales bacterium genome and encodes:
- the tadA gene encoding tRNA adenosine(34) deaminase TadA, translated to MSLSLLLEPDKRWMKMALAEAQRAFDANEVPVGAVVVRQGMVIGRGRNMVEQLKDPTAHAEMIAVTAACETIGQKYLEGCTLYVTLEPCPMCAGAIVWAKVARVVFGAFDEKAGAASTLYNILQDRRLNHQVDIVSGVEQDAAAGLMRDFFRKKRLVR